In Desulfosporosinus youngiae DSM 17734, the genomic stretch GATATATTAACCTTGTTATTGTTACCATGTCAACAAAAGGGAGAGAGCCGTATGAATCAAACGCTAAGAATCTTAGATATTCTTACTAAAATGCAGGAGCAGTCGGACGTATTCCAGCATAAAGGAGAGGGGCTGTTGGATGACATCAGCCTTGCGGAAGTCCATTGTATTGACTGTATTGGTATGATGGACCATCCGAATGTAACAAAAATTTCCGAAAAAATGGGGTTGACCCGGGGAGGCATAAGCAGAATCAGCAAAAGGCTGCTAGGTAAAGGCCTAATAGAGAGCTACCAGGAGCCAGACAACAACAAAGAAATCTACTTTCGGCTGACTGAGAGCGGACAATATGTCTATGACGAGCATAAACAACTCCACAACCAACTCAGAGAAGAGTGGTTGTCCTTTTTCGAACGCTACAGTGACGATGAGCAAGCTGCAATATTACGGTTTTTCACAGATATTAACGGTCTTTTTAACGGCAAACCGGCTGATAAAACTGACAAGGCCGGCTGGTAAGTGATACCGAGGTAAAGAGAAATTTCACAGAATCGGCGGCGGAAACGAATGCTTAAGAAAGTGGGTACACCATGCTAAAAAATATATTGTCTCGTCTCATTAAAAAAGCAGACGAGAAGCCAGAAACAAATCCAGTCCCAGCTCACTATCGA encodes the following:
- a CDS encoding MarR family transcriptional regulator; amino-acid sequence: MNQTLRILDILTKMQEQSDVFQHKGEGLLDDISLAEVHCIDCIGMMDHPNVTKISEKMGLTRGGISRISKRLLGKGLIESYQEPDNNKEIYFRLTESGQYVYDEHKQLHNQLREEWLSFFERYSDDEQAAILRFFTDINGLFNGKPADKTDKAGW